One window from the genome of Cyclobacterium amurskyense encodes:
- a CDS encoding methyltransferase family protein, whose protein sequence is MDIRNFMEYIILAFGWIVFYASHTFLASLNIKRKFKLWMKDSYKWYRLIYSLYATLFLLGLFVFAGIISPYWLFNPAEGSTYLGFMLATFGTIVMVKSMKGISKGRFIGLYPHDDLIEKEDLIMEGWYKQMRHPLYAGLILIFLGFFFYVPNLSSLIHLLALLFYLPFGIYYEEKKLLLIYGEAYANYQKNVPPLIPRLKK, encoded by the coding sequence AACTTTATGGAATATATCATTTTAGCTTTTGGATGGATTGTGTTTTATGCGAGCCATACCTTTCTGGCAAGTCTCAATATAAAAAGAAAATTCAAGCTATGGATGAAAGACAGTTACAAATGGTACAGGCTGATCTATAGTTTGTATGCGACCCTGTTTTTATTGGGTCTATTTGTTTTTGCGGGTATCATTTCTCCCTATTGGCTATTTAATCCCGCCGAGGGCAGTACTTATTTGGGCTTTATGCTGGCTACTTTCGGTACCATTGTAATGGTCAAAAGCATGAAAGGGATTTCTAAGGGAAGATTTATTGGCCTGTATCCTCATGATGATCTGATTGAAAAGGAGGATTTGATTATGGAGGGCTGGTACAAACAGATGCGGCACCCTTTGTATGCCGGTCTGATATTGATTTTTCTAGGTTTTTTCTTTTATGTCCCTAATCTATCTTCTTTGATTCATTTATTGGCTTTGCTGTTCTATTTGCCTTTTGGTATTTATTATGAGGAGAAAAAACTACTTTTAATCTATGGTGAAGCCTATGCCAACTATCAAAAAAATGTTCCACCTCTAATCCCTCGCTTAAAAAAATGA